In Lycium ferocissimum isolate CSIRO_LF1 chromosome 11, AGI_CSIRO_Lferr_CH_V1, whole genome shotgun sequence, a single genomic region encodes these proteins:
- the LOC132037996 gene encoding uncharacterized protein LOC132037996, whose translation MLTRKGGAATILNVLQRTSIKGISLAPFTSASKNDFKIRPVDETTGRRDERTSSVEGSLKEGAAKAMETGLNIGEKAKKSMDEAWDAAKETTKNVKDAVVDDANDERMKKGYEYPPTDTHTESLRKRAAGYDLRDRD comes from the exons atgttGACAAGAAAGGGCGGTGCTGCCACAATTTTGAATGTCCTTCAGCGTACTTCAATCAAAGGAATCTCCCTTGCGCCCTTTACCTCTGCATCCAAAAATGACTTTAAG ATTCGCCCCGTGGACGAAACTACAGGCAGGAGGGACGAGAGGACAAGTTCAGTGGAGGGAAGCCTGAAAGAAGGAGCAGCAAAAGCAATGGAGACGGGCCTAAACATAGGAGAAAAGGCGAAAAAGAGCATGGATGAGGCATGGGATGCTGCCAAGGAGACAACCAAGAATGTCAAAGATGCTGTagttgatgatgctaatgatgaAAGAATGAAGAAGGGATATGAGTATCCACCTACTGATACTCATACAGAAAGCTTGAGGAAACGTGCTGCTGGTTATGATTTGAGAGATCGTGATTAG
- the LOC132037995 gene encoding squamosa promoter-binding protein 1, translating into MATQIHGRPLKNTAIATKDLVEKDTEFEEDDEAEEEDESVLIGGSNHLKRKRLNLEKKKGSISDGGVDGGVVMQVQHSCQVEKCGVDLSGAKKYYKRHKVCQVHAKAPIVLVAGLRQRFCQQCSRFHELSEFDGTKRSCRRRLAGHNERRRKTPLAIKLEENQCRQINGEPRPQMETLSSRDTSFNNYHIH; encoded by the exons ATGGCAACCCAAATCCATGGTAGGCCATTGAAGAACACAGCAATTGCCACAAAGGATTTGGTTGAAAAAGACACTGAATTTGAGGAGGATGATGAAGcagaggaagaagatgaaagTGTTCTAATTGGAGGGAGTAATCACTTGAAGAGAAAAAGATTGAatcttgaaaagaagaaaggatcAATTAGTGATGGTGGTGTTGATGGAGGGGTGGTGATGCAAGTGCAACACAGTTGTCAAGTGGAGAAATGTGGGGTTGATTTGAGTGGTGCTAAGAAGTACTATAAAAGGCACAAAGTTTGTCAAGTTCATGCCAAAGCTCCTATTGTTCTGGTTGCTGGTTTAAGGCAGAGGTTCTGTCAACAATGCAGCAG GTTCCATGAGCTCTCAGAATTTGATGGCACTAAAAGGAGTTGTCGCCGGCGTTTGGCTGGACATAATGAGCGGCGTCGCAAAACACCACTGGCCATTAAGCTGGAAGAAAACCAATGCAGGCAGATCAATGGGGAACCCAGGCCACAGATGGAGACCTTGTCCAGCAGAGATACCTCTTTCAACAATTATCACATCCACTAA
- the LOC132037994 gene encoding probable protein phosphatase 2C 39 isoform X1: MTGSKDIMHKIKEKVGLSSSDSGRGKSKMSKHITHGYHMVEGKSHHAMEDYVFAQFKQVDDNELGLFAIFDGHLSHEIPDYLRSHLFNNILNEPNFWAEPASAIRRAYRITDTTILDKAADLGKGGSTAVTAILINGQKLVVANVGDSRAVIYKNGVAKQLSIDHDADRERKIIEDRGGFVTNFPGDVPRVDGQLAVARAFGDKSLKVHLSSEPDVVVELIDDNTEFLILASDGVWKVLSNEEAAECIKNIKDARSAAKHLIEQALANGSTDDISCIVVRFQ; the protein is encoded by the exons ATGACTGGCAGCAAAGACATCATGCACAAAATTAAG GAAAAGGTCGGTTTAAGTTCATCTGATAGCGGAAGAGGAAAGAGCAAAATGTCAAAGCACATAACCCATGGGTATCACATGGTTGAGGGAAAATCGCATCACGCCATGGAAGACTATGTTTTTGCACAGTTTAAGCAAGTTGACGATAACGAGCTTGGACTATTTGCAATATTTGATGGCCATTTAAGCCATGAGATTCCTGATTACCTCCGATCTCACCTGTTTAACAATATTTTGAATGAG CCTAACTTCTGGGCTGAACCGGCGTCTGCAATCAGGAGAGCATACCGCATAACAGATACAACTATCTTGGATAAGGCTGCTGATTTGGGTAAAGGAGGGTCCACTGCGGTTACAGCCATATTGATTAATGGTCAGAAACTAGTTGTAGCTAATGTCGGAGATTCTCGTGCTGTCATTTACAAGAATGGAGTAGCCAAGCAGCTGTCCATTGACCATGATGCTGACAGAGAAAGGAAGATCATTGAGGATAGAGGTGGTTTTGTGACCAATTTTCCAG GTGATGTTCCCCGGGTTGATGGGCAGTTAGCAGTAGCAAGAGCATTTGGTGACAAGAGCTTGAAAGTACATCTTAGTTCGGAGCCAGATGTGGTGGTAGAGCTCATAGATGATAATACGGAGTTTCTCATCTTGGCCAGTGATGGCGTATGGAAG GTACTGTCAAATGAGGAAGCTGCGGAGTGCATAAAGAATATCAAGGATGCAAGGTCAGCTGCAAAGCACCTCATTGAACAAGCCCTTGCAAACGGAAGTACCGATGATATATCCTGTATAGTTGTAAGATTCCAGTAA
- the LOC132037994 gene encoding probable protein phosphatase 2C 39 isoform X2, which translates to MSKHITHGYHMVEGKSHHAMEDYVFAQFKQVDDNELGLFAIFDGHLSHEIPDYLRSHLFNNILNEPNFWAEPASAIRRAYRITDTTILDKAADLGKGGSTAVTAILINGQKLVVANVGDSRAVIYKNGVAKQLSIDHDADRERKIIEDRGGFVTNFPGDVPRVDGQLAVARAFGDKSLKVHLSSEPDVVVELIDDNTEFLILASDGVWKVLSNEEAAECIKNIKDARSAAKHLIEQALANGSTDDISCIVVRFQ; encoded by the exons ATGTCAAAGCACATAACCCATGGGTATCACATGGTTGAGGGAAAATCGCATCACGCCATGGAAGACTATGTTTTTGCACAGTTTAAGCAAGTTGACGATAACGAGCTTGGACTATTTGCAATATTTGATGGCCATTTAAGCCATGAGATTCCTGATTACCTCCGATCTCACCTGTTTAACAATATTTTGAATGAG CCTAACTTCTGGGCTGAACCGGCGTCTGCAATCAGGAGAGCATACCGCATAACAGATACAACTATCTTGGATAAGGCTGCTGATTTGGGTAAAGGAGGGTCCACTGCGGTTACAGCCATATTGATTAATGGTCAGAAACTAGTTGTAGCTAATGTCGGAGATTCTCGTGCTGTCATTTACAAGAATGGAGTAGCCAAGCAGCTGTCCATTGACCATGATGCTGACAGAGAAAGGAAGATCATTGAGGATAGAGGTGGTTTTGTGACCAATTTTCCAG GTGATGTTCCCCGGGTTGATGGGCAGTTAGCAGTAGCAAGAGCATTTGGTGACAAGAGCTTGAAAGTACATCTTAGTTCGGAGCCAGATGTGGTGGTAGAGCTCATAGATGATAATACGGAGTTTCTCATCTTGGCCAGTGATGGCGTATGGAAG GTACTGTCAAATGAGGAAGCTGCGGAGTGCATAAAGAATATCAAGGATGCAAGGTCAGCTGCAAAGCACCTCATTGAACAAGCCCTTGCAAACGGAAGTACCGATGATATATCCTGTATAGTTGTAAGATTCCAGTAA